ACCTTTGCCCCGTTCGCTTCCAAGCGGTCAGCGAATTCACTTGCTTGTGCGCGGGCGCGTGTGACAAGAATTCGTTTCCCGAAAAGCGGTTTAGTATCAAACCATCGGAGATGCTGGCGTAGCCGGTTCACCTCCCCGACAACGATAACAGCGGGACTTTCGAGTTGGACTGCCGCCACCTTTGACACAATATCGGCGAGGGTGCCTTGGACGACTCGCTGTTGCGGTGTTGTGCCAACACGCACTAAACTAACAGGTGTTGCCGGATGCCTACCGTGTGTTACCAATCGTTCCACAATCTGGCGGAGGTGCGCGACCCCCATATAGACGACAAGCGTGTCTACCGCAGTGGCGAGTTGTTCCCAATTGATATTTGAATCTGATCGCAGTGCGGCGGAATGTCCGGTCACAAACGCGACCGATGATGCGTAATCCCGGTGCGTGACGGGAATACCTGCATAAGCGGATGCGGCAATCGCAGAGGTGATACCGGGAACTATTTCAAATGGAATGCCTGCTTTGGTGAGTGCCATCGCCTCTTCGCCGCCACGCCCAAAGATATACGGATCTCCACCCTTGAGGCGGACGACAATTTTACCGGCTTTTGCGTGTTTAACAAGTAACTGATTGAGTTCGGTCTGGCGTGTCGCTCGGATTCTTGGGTCGGGTGCCTTGATTTTTTCGGTGTGTGTGGGACAGTGTTCCAATAACGCATCGTTCAACAACAGATCATAGATGACGACATCGGCGCGCTGAAGGCACTCGACACCTTTAAGTGTGATCAAATTTTTATCACCAGGACCGGCACCTACGATGTAGACGATACCTGTAAGTAGTTTATTCAGAGACGCGTTCATCTCAATGCCCCTTGCGTCGTCAGCAATCCAGTTGCACCACCTTCCCGGAGCTTTTCAGCAACAACTTCGCCTAAATGTTCGGCAGCGTTTGGTGCCGCTTTCGCGTTCTTCACAATACGTAGGGCACCTTCTGGATGACAGACCACACCGATAAGCGAGAGCTCACCATCAACATGTTTGGCGTACGCACCAATCGGTACTTGGCATCCACCACCGAGGCTTTTCAACACGGACCTTTCAGCGGTAACTTCTGCCACCGTCTTCTGATCGTTCAGGGGTTCAAGTAGGGTTTCAAGAGCAGTATCGCCTTCACGTGCTTCAATCGCGAGTGCTCCCTGCCCAACGGCTGGTACCATCCGCTCCACATCAAAAAATTGTGTGATAACTTCCGGCTTACGGAGACGGTTGATACCGGCAGCGGCAAGGATAATCCCATCAAGCCCGGTTTCGTGAAGTTTGCGCAACCGCGTATCTATATTGCCTCGGATATCAACGACCTGTAAATCAGGACGTATATGGAGGATTTGTGCTTTTCGACGCGGACTCGTGGTGCCAATTGTCGCGCCATTGAGCAAGTCTTCCAAAGGGAGTCCAGAGGCGGTGATGAGGACATCGCGCGGGTCCTCGCGTGTCGGAATAGCGGCGATGCAAAGCCCTTCGGGTAATTCTGTTGCGAGATCTTTCAAACTATGCACAGCAAGATCAATATCTCCTGCTAAGAGCGCGTTTTCTATCTCTTTGGTAAAGACCCCTTTGCCGAGTCCAACTAATGAACGGTCTGGAATCGTGTCCCCGGTAGTTTTGATGATCTTGAGATTGACTTCGAGATCGGAGAAAAGGCGTTCCAACTGATCTTTGACGAATTGTGCCTGCCAAAGTGCGAGTTGACTACCACGGGTGCCAATTACAAGCGAGTTGTGCATCAAATGTCCTTTTTTCCCGATGTCAAAAACGGGGCTGGCGTGAAGTTATGCTGCTCTTGACGGAATTCACCCTACATATCTGAGTTATCATCGTTAACATCCAAGGCAAACAATTCTTGCAAGGCTTGGATGTACTGCCCGTGATCGGCATCTCCATCGTTGACAGCATAGCGAAGATTTTGCATGGGGTGGTGGAGCAGTTTTTTGACAATTGCCTGCGTCATAGAGGCGATGGCTTCCTCTTGCTCGTCGGAGAGTGTTGCTTTATAGAAACAGGCTTGCAATTCAGTGTCAGCGATCTCTCGAAACTGTTGATGGAGTGCCTTAATAGTGGGGTTGACCTGAAAGACTTGCAATTGGTCGTAGAACCGCTTTGCTTCTTCGGCGACAATCTGTTCGGCGCGGGTCGCTTCTTGTTGCCGATCCTTGAGATTGGAGGCGACAACGGCTTCAAGGTCATCAATATTGTAAAGGAAAGCGTGATCAATCTTACTCACGTCCGGTTCTATATCGCGTGGCACAGCGATGTCAATAAGAAACATATACCGGTGTCTGCGTTTCCGCATGATGTTAGCGAGCGGACGGCGTTTGATGAGATAATCGGGGGCATCGGTAGAACTAATGACGATGTCGGCATCAATGAGAAAACCGAGATCGCTATCATAAGCGATAGGTGTACCCTTAAATTTCTCGGCGACTTTGACAGCACGTTCATAAGTGCGATTGGCAACAATTACGTTAGAAACACCATTTGCAACGAGATGCTTCGCGGTAAGTTCACTCATTTCACCCGCACCGACAATCGCAACAGTTTTGCCTTCAAGGGTATTGAAAATCTTTTTGGCGAGTTCAACGGCGGCGTAACTAATAGAAACGGCACCGGCAGCGATAGTCGTTTCGGAACGGATGCGTTTACCGACGCTAAAGGCTTTAGTAAAAAGACGGTTAAGAATTGTCCCAGCACCGCCCGCTTCCCGCGATGCATCGTAAGCCTCTTTGACTTGACCCAATATTTGGGACTCACCGACTACCATAGAATCAAGACTTGCGGTTACTCTGAAAAGATGCCGGATTGTCTCCAAGTTATGATGGAGATACGTCCATTTCTTAAGTGATTCCACTCCGATCTGGTGATAGCGGGAAAGGAATTCAGCCAGAATTTTGGCAGCGGTATCAGCGTTTCGTACTGCGTTCGCAACAGCATAGATCTCTACCCGATTACAGGTAGAGAGAATTACTGCCTCTTGCACCTGATCAGATTCACGAAAGTGCTGGAGAGATTCTATAATTTGTGCTTCGGAAAACGCCAGTTTTTCCCTGAATTCAATCGGGGCGACATGATGGCTCGTTCCGATGGAGACGATCTGGTTCATTCCTCTAACCAAAAGATCTAAAAACTGAAATGTTGTTTATACGTTTCGTAAATTATATCACATATCGGCTATTGTGTCAAATTTGGAAGTTGCGCAGTCGCGATTCAAAACGGCTGCTACGTAAGAAAACTACCGATACGTATGCATGCTGTCTAAAAAGAGATCAACGCCGACGTAAGTACAAAGGACAGCAACAAAACCGATGATAGCGGCATAAGCCGCCCGTCGTCCGTGCCACCCCCAGAATTGACGAAGACCGATCTGGAGCACATAGATAAACCATGTCATGAGGGTGGAAATTACTTTCGCATCAAGCCATCTCCACGGGACATCTCGGATATACTGGGTCCAGAGACTCCCAACAATAACCCCCATCGTGAGCAGAATCACGCCGAGAATTGTGCAACGGTACCCAAGTTCATCAGAAACACCGAGAGAAGGGAGGAGATTGTCAAGAAGTGTGTCCGTTTTTTTACGGATTTTCCGCTCGGCTATCAAATACATCAATCCAAATCCAAATGCAGCAATGAACGCGGCGTAGCCAAGAAAAATGAGGGAGGTGTGCGCCAAAAGCCAATAGTTCTGTAGCGGTTCCGGGAGCGCAGCAGTGTGTGTCGCGAAACTATATGAGATCAGGATGGCAATAAAGGCGACAGGCATCACAAAACTGCCGAGTGTGCGGAGATGCGTCAGACGCACGATGATGAGATAGATCAGTGTGATTGCCCAAGCGAAGAAAGCAGTGGAGTCGGTCCAGTGCGTCATCGGAAAATGCCCTTGCGTTAACCACCATAAGGCAATAAAGAGGCTCAGAAAAGCGAAACCGATACTGGTTCCCCAAAAAGCGATTCGCTCAATCGTTGGACGGATGATAGCCGCTTCGCTCCGGTTACTGATAGCCAACGAGAGCGTCTGAAAAATGCTTGCGGCTAAGTATATGAGAAGGGTAACGAGAAAAAGAAAATTGATCATACGCCGTGTTTTTCGAGAGACTATTCTCACTGCGAAGCAACATAGCAGTCGGATATGCCTCTCCGTTAGTGTTGTTCATTCGCTTTCATTTTCGCTATTGGCGAGTTGTGCCTGGAGACGTTCTAACTCGACTTCTATTGCCTGTCGTCTTTCGGATTCTTCTCTGGCGCGTCTTTCTGCCGCTTGCCGTTGTTCTGCTTCTTCTCTGGTGCGTCTTTCCGCGGCTTGCCGCTGTTCCGCTTCCCCTGCTACCCGTTCTTCTGCTGCCACCCGTAGGTGATGTTCCTCCATGGAAGTTGTAATAGCGGTGCCATCGGGGAGATACGGACGCAAAAGCCGCAGCTCCCACGCCTCATGAAGCTCCCACCGAAAATAAAGGTTTAACGACGCACTGAACAAACCATCATCAGCCTCTTCTTCAATCTCAACGATGTCGCCCAAGGCATCTCGCCGCCACCCCCGAAATTCTATGGGGCGATTCATATCGGGTTGATGAATAAAATACTCCGCAACCCCTATATCTCGTAGATACACCTCAACTTTTTCATGCCGATCCTGAGACGCTGTTGCATCTGAAAGGAACTCAAAAACTGCTGTAGGGACGGTACCTTCTGCCCAGGTATAAAAACTTCTTCGTAAGGGAAGTTTCGCAGCACCCAAGACAACATAAACGTCTGCCCCCACGACCTTTCTGATATCGCCTTCGCGGTAGTAGATAAAATTATCCATACTGACATGAATATGCGGGTGCGTGTGAAAATATCGTAAGAACTGGTCAAATAAACTCTGCATCTGCATCCCGTGAAATTCGCCTGCTGGCATAGGGTTTTCGTCCTCGGAAGGGTAGCCTTCAATATAAGTGGTAGGTTTTCCGACCGCTTTTGGGAAGACAGGCATGTATTTTCTTTGCTTCAATTCAAAATCGCTTAGCGTATTCATAATTTTCTTCCTTCGCCTATAAGAACAGAAATGTTCCTCATCCGCGTGCGGTGGCAAAGCCGTTCGCAACTGTTTTGCAAGTTTGAAAAAAGCGCGCTTTTTCGTTTTCGTGCAATTTTATCAACCCTCGTTCGCTTTGTCAAGTCGTTTAGAGGTAAAGGCGTTGGCGCGTTCCAATCTACCGTGCCGAACCCAGTTGAAAAGGCATTCAGCAGAACACCCAAGGTTTGTGAGACCGAGACAGCATGTTGTAGGAGGGGTTTGTAACCCCGATACCGAATCTTCAACGTTGTTGATAAGCGTTTCAAAGAAGTCGGCGCGTTTTTTAGGCGTTGGAAAAGCCTTGAGAATCTCAGAACGTCGCGTCCCAAGGAATTCAATAAATGCACCGTAGCCATTGTTTTCAAACTGGTTCGCGAGTCTCTTATGAAGCCGTCTCGCTCTGTCAATGTGTTTGCCGTTTCGAGTCGATACACTAATTATCAGATTGTCATCTATCACGAGATCAGGGGTGAAGTGGGTACCAGCACTCGGTTCATCAAGATATTCCCGAATGGATGCAGTTTCACTCTCACAAGATACGTCTACCTCTGAAAACTTGTCTGCGATCACAAGGAACGCATCTTCAAGGTGCTGCGGTTTCATTTCGTCCGGTGTCAGAGAGACAACAGAGGCACCACATCGGTTTAGCAGGGAGATACGGCGTTCAACCTCCGGCGTTTCCTGCTCACACAAGACAACACACGTGCGATTTTCCAGTAGCAGATAGACAGGATAAGGCAGCCCTTGATTCTCAATCGGCACCGGTTTTCCATCTTCATATCCGAGTGTGTATAATGAAGAAGCAGGCAGGAGCTCTTCAAAATGTTCACGGATGCGGCGACTCGTCGCGGGGCTTTTACCACTCGTGGAGATGCTGAGCATTAACTGGCCATCCGTTACAACAGAAGCGGCGGCGAAGGTGCATTGTGGGATAACATCAACGACATTGACCAAGCGAATCTTGTTTTTTTCGTGCGCTTCTGTGAAGACAGCACTGTTAATAGCAGTGAAATCGGTGGCAGCACAAACGAGG
This DNA window, taken from Candidatus Poribacteria bacterium, encodes the following:
- the cobA gene encoding uroporphyrinogen-III C-methyltransferase, encoding MNASLNKLLTGIVYIVGAGPGDKNLITLKGVECLQRADVVIYDLLLNDALLEHCPTHTEKIKAPDPRIRATRQTELNQLLVKHAKAGKIVVRLKGGDPYIFGRGGEEAMALTKAGIPFEIVPGITSAIAASAYAGIPVTHRDYASSVAFVTGHSAALRSDSNINWEQLATAVDTLVVYMGVAHLRQIVERLVTHGRHPATPVSLVRVGTTPQQRVVQGTLADIVSKVAAVQLESPAVIVVGEVNRLRQHLRWFDTKPLFGKRILVTRARAQASEFADRLEANGAKV
- the hemC gene encoding hydroxymethylbilane synthase, which gives rise to MHNSLVIGTRGSQLALWQAQFVKDQLERLFSDLEVNLKIIKTTGDTIPDRSLVGLGKGVFTKEIENALLAGDIDLAVHSLKDLATELPEGLCIAAIPTREDPRDVLITASGLPLEDLLNGATIGTTSPRRKAQILHIRPDLQVVDIRGNIDTRLRKLHETGLDGIILAAAGINRLRKPEVITQFFDVERMVPAVGQGALAIEAREGDTALETLLEPLNDQKTVAEVTAERSVLKSLGGGCQVPIGAYAKHVDGELSLIGVVCHPEGALRIVKNAKAAPNAAEHLGEVVAEKLREGGATGLLTTQGALR
- the hemA gene encoding glutamyl-tRNA reductase — translated: MNQIVSIGTSHHVAPIEFREKLAFSEAQIIESLQHFRESDQVQEAVILSTCNRVEIYAVANAVRNADTAAKILAEFLSRYHQIGVESLKKWTYLHHNLETIRHLFRVTASLDSMVVGESQILGQVKEAYDASREAGGAGTILNRLFTKAFSVGKRIRSETTIAAGAVSISYAAVELAKKIFNTLEGKTVAIVGAGEMSELTAKHLVANGVSNVIVANRTYERAVKVAEKFKGTPIAYDSDLGFLIDADIVISSTDAPDYLIKRRPLANIMRKRRHRYMFLIDIAVPRDIEPDVSKIDHAFLYNIDDLEAVVASNLKDRQQEATRAEQIVAEEAKRFYDQLQVFQVNPTIKALHQQFREIADTELQACFYKATLSDEQEEAIASMTQAIVKKLLHHPMQNLRYAVNDGDADHGQYIQALQELFALDVNDDNSDM
- the ccsA gene encoding cytochrome c biogenesis protein CcsA, which translates into the protein MINFLFLVTLLIYLAASIFQTLSLAISNRSEAAIIRPTIERIAFWGTSIGFAFLSLFIALWWLTQGHFPMTHWTDSTAFFAWAITLIYLIIVRLTHLRTLGSFVMPVAFIAILISYSFATHTAALPEPLQNYWLLAHTSLIFLGYAAFIAAFGFGLMYLIAERKIRKKTDTLLDNLLPSLGVSDELGYRCTILGVILLTMGVIVGSLWTQYIRDVPWRWLDAKVISTLMTWFIYVLQIGLRQFWGWHGRRAAYAAIIGFVAVLCTYVGVDLFLDSMHTYR
- a CDS encoding Uma2 family endonuclease, with translation MNTLSDFELKQRKYMPVFPKAVGKPTTYIEGYPSEDENPMPAGEFHGMQMQSLFDQFLRYFHTHPHIHVSMDNFIYYREGDIRKVVGADVYVVLGAAKLPLRRSFYTWAEGTVPTAVFEFLSDATASQDRHEKVEVYLRDIGVAEYFIHQPDMNRPIEFRGWRRDALGDIVEIEEEADDGLFSASLNLYFRWELHEAWELRLLRPYLPDGTAITTSMEEHHLRVAAEERVAGEAEQRQAAERRTREEAEQRQAAERRAREESERRQAIEVELERLQAQLANSENESE